Proteins encoded within one genomic window of Pseudorasbora parva isolate DD20220531a chromosome 3, ASM2467924v1, whole genome shotgun sequence:
- the dpp7 gene encoding dipeptidyl peptidase 2 has translation MTVNSLGRFNSTPVISCLIYGVSGRMTARWLFLGFLLLIPSVSGKTETRLSVEKLNNEVIPSNTDLAADFKEMYFKQILDHFNYNSLGNGTYDQRYLITDQYWKKGYGPIFFYTGNEGDIWEFALNSGFITELAAVQGALVIFAEHRYYGKSLPFGKDSFNIPEVGLLTVEQALADYAVMITELKKELGAQPCPVIVFGGSYGGMLSVYMRIRYPNIVAGALAASAPILSTAGLGESRQFFQDVTADFEKVNPACRDAVKGAFQKLNSLAQQKEYKRIQSAFSLCKTPSTPKDIDQLNGLLRNAFTMMAMLDYPYSTHFIGSMPAFPVKVACETMLNGSDLMVALRDTVGIVYNSTGQLTCYDLYSLYVECADPTGCGLGFDSYAWDYQACTEIEMCYESNNVTDMFPPMTFTEQQREQYCSKRWGVIPRPGWLKTQFWGRDFSTASNIIFSNGDLDPWANGGIRKSLSSSLVAINIPEGAHHLDLRESNPADPESVIVARKKESEIIAQWVKAARKKT, from the exons ATGACAGTCAATAGTCTGGGAAGATTTAATTCGACTCCAGTGATTTCTTGTTTAATCTATGGGGTGTCTGGCAGAATGACAGCACGCTGGCTTTTCCTTGGATTCTTGTTGCTGATCCCCAGTGTCAGTGGAAAGACCGAGACACGTTTATCTGTG gAAAAGCTCAATAATGAGGTCATCCCATCAAACACTGACCTTGCTGCTGATTTCaaggaaatgtattttaaacagATTTTAGACCACTTCAATTACAACAGCCTTGGCAATGGCACATATGATCAGCGCTACCTTATTACAG ATCAGTACTGGAAGAAAGGCTATGGACCCATTTTTTTCTACACTGGCAATGAGGGGGACATATGGGAGTTTGCATTGAATTCAGGCTTCATCACAGAGCTGGCAGCAGTGCAGGGAGCCCTGGTGATATTTGCTGAGCAT AGGTATTATGGAAAATCTCTTCCATTTGGGAAGGATTCATTTAATATCCCTGAGGTGGGGCTGTTGACAGTGGAGCAGGCCCTGGCTGACTATGCGGTCATGATCACAGAGCTAAAGAAGGAACTGGGAGCTCAGCCATGTCCCGTCATCGTCTTTGGTGGAAG CTATGGAGGCATGTTGAGTGTTTACATGAGAATCAGGTACCCGAATATTGTTGCTGGCGCGTTAGCCGCTAGCGCTCCCATCCTGTCCACCGCAGGTCTTGGAGAATCTAGACAGTTTTTCCAGGATGTTACTGCT GATTTCGAGAAGGTTAACCCTGCCTGCAGAGATGCAGTGAAAGGAGCTTTCCAGAAGCTAAACTCTTTAGCACAACAGAAAG AATACAAGCGCATCCAGTCTGCTTTCTCCCTGTGTAAAACTCCCTCCACCCCAAAGGACATTGATCAGCTGAACGGACTCTTGCGTAACGCCTTCACCATGATGGCCATGTTGGATTATCCCTACAGCACTCATTTCATTGGCAGCATGCCAGCCTTCCCTGTGAAG GTGGCGTGTGAAACCATGCTGAATGGCTCTGATCTTATGGTGGCACTCAGAGATACTGTTG GCATTGTGTATAATTCCACTGGGCAGCTCACATGTTATGACCTCTACAGTCTCTATGTGGAGTGTGCCGACCCCACCGGCTGTGGCCTTGGCTTTGACAGCTATGCATGGGATTACCAG gcCTGCACTGAGATCGAGATGTGCTATGAGAGTAATAATGTGACAGACATGTTCCCACCGATGACATTCACCGAGCAGCAGAGGGAACAGTACTGCTCGAAGAGATGGGGGGTGATTCCACGGCCAGGGTGGCTCAAGACCCAGTTCTGGGGCCGAG ATTTCTCCACCGCAAGCAATATCATATTTTCCAATGGTGATCTTGATCCTTGGGCTAATGGAGGG ATCAGAAAGTCACTCAGCTCATCACTGGTTGCAATCAACATACCAGAGGGAGCTCATCATCTGGATTTAAG gGAGTCCAACCCTGCTGATCCGGAGTCTGTGATTGTGGCTCGTAAGAAAGAGTCTGAAATCATCGCTCAATGGGTGAAGGCAGCAAGGAAGAAGACATGA